The following are from one region of the Streptomyces tuirus genome:
- a CDS encoding helix-turn-helix domain-containing protein: protein MGTEEAARTTTGGGALDGGCAGPMVPRLALGARLRALREERGIGRADAGHVIRASPSKISRMEAGRHGFKLRDVADLLTLYGVTDEAERATLMALAEQANTPAWWRSYSDVVPAWTQTYLGAEQAASLIRCFRVQRVPGLLQTADYARAAVRLVHPDAGAAEIDRRVALRMARQRILHRQPATRLWAVIDEAALRRPLGGLQVMRDQLRHLIDICALPHVTVQILPFTAGAHAAEGGPVTILRLPGGQLPDVVYLEQLTGALYPDRPAEIECYWDAMNRLVVEAESPDETPTILHRVLQET from the coding sequence GCCTGGCCCTCGGCGCCCGGCTGCGCGCCCTGCGGGAGGAGCGGGGCATCGGCCGGGCGGACGCGGGGCACGTCATCCGCGCCTCCCCTTCCAAGATCAGCCGGATGGAAGCCGGCCGCCACGGCTTCAAGCTGCGCGACGTCGCCGATCTGCTCACCCTCTACGGCGTCACGGACGAGGCCGAGCGCGCCACGCTGATGGCGCTGGCCGAGCAGGCCAACACCCCTGCCTGGTGGCGGTCGTACAGCGATGTCGTGCCCGCCTGGACGCAGACCTATCTCGGGGCCGAGCAGGCGGCGAGCCTCATCCGCTGCTTCCGGGTGCAGCGCGTCCCCGGCCTGTTGCAGACCGCCGACTACGCCCGGGCCGCCGTGCGGCTCGTGCACCCGGACGCCGGTGCGGCCGAGATCGACCGCCGGGTCGCCCTGCGGATGGCCCGCCAGCGGATCCTGCACCGGCAGCCGGCGACCCGGCTGTGGGCGGTGATCGACGAGGCGGCGCTGCGCCGCCCGCTGGGGGGCCTCCAGGTCATGCGGGACCAGCTCAGGCATCTCATCGACATCTGCGCGCTCCCGCACGTGACCGTGCAGATCCTGCCGTTCACCGCCGGCGCCCACGCGGCGGAGGGCGGCCCGGTCACCATTCTGCGGCTGCCCGGCGGGCAGTTGCCCGACGTGGTCTACCTGGAGCAGCTCACCGGCGCCCTCTACCCCGACCGGCCGGCCGAGATCGAGTGCTACTGGGACGCCATGAACCGGCTGGTGGTCGAAGCCGAGTCGCCGGACGAGACTCCGACCATCCTGCACCGCGTCCTTCAGGAGACCTGA
- a CDS encoding SAM-dependent methyltransferase: MTEQEPFPKIDTSVPHSARIWNYWLGGKDNYEVDRAAGDAFREVFPGIETGARAARYFLARAVRHLAAEEGIRQFLDVGTGLPNVDNTHQIAQRVAPESRIVYVDNDPLVLAHARAVLTSTPEGVTNYVDADLRDPGAIVREAGRTLDFDQPVALMLMGILGHIEDDDEARSIVRQLVDALPPGSYLVQYDSTDTSEDYVRAIQQYNDGGSSPYILRSPEQIARYFDGLELLDPGVASCSRWRPDAAALGLPAEVHQYGGVALKR; the protein is encoded by the coding sequence ATGACCGAGCAGGAGCCGTTCCCCAAGATCGACACCTCGGTGCCGCACTCGGCCCGGATCTGGAACTACTGGCTGGGCGGGAAGGACAACTACGAGGTCGACCGGGCGGCCGGTGACGCGTTCCGTGAGGTCTTCCCCGGGATCGAGACCGGCGCCCGTGCCGCCCGCTACTTCCTCGCCCGCGCCGTGCGCCATCTCGCCGCCGAAGAGGGCATCCGCCAGTTCCTGGACGTCGGCACCGGCCTGCCCAATGTGGACAACACCCACCAGATCGCCCAGCGGGTGGCCCCGGAGAGCCGGATCGTCTACGTCGACAACGACCCGCTGGTGCTGGCCCACGCCCGCGCCGTGCTCACCAGCACCCCGGAGGGCGTCACCAACTACGTCGACGCCGACCTGCGCGACCCCGGCGCCATCGTCCGGGAGGCCGGGAGGACACTCGACTTCGACCAGCCCGTCGCCCTCATGCTGATGGGCATCCTGGGCCACATCGAGGACGACGACGAGGCCCGCTCGATCGTGCGGCAGCTGGTGGACGCCCTGCCCCCCGGCAGCTACCTCGTGCAGTACGACTCCACCGACACCAGCGAGGACTACGTCCGGGCCATCCAGCAGTACAACGACGGCGGCTCCAGCCCGTACATCCTGCGCAGCCCCGAGCAGATCGCCCGCTACTTCGACGGCCTGGAGCTGCTCGACCCGGGCGTGGCCTCCTGCTCCCGCTGGCGTCCCGACGCGGCGGCCCTGGGCCTGCCCGCGGAGGTGCACCAGTACGGCGGCGTCGCCCTCAAGCGCTGA
- a CDS encoding prenyltransferase/squalene oxidase repeat-containing protein produces the protein MNVRRSAAVLAAVAVIGAATPAAADPSPSPSQAFPSALYGGTDPKYDGVWRQSLALLAQDTVGVKPAGKSVEWLARQSCEDGSFAAYRPDPTAACDAKTLLDTNATAAAVQALTALGGHDDVTGKAVGWLKSVQNKDGGWGYSPGGASDTNSTSVVVGALAAAGEKPDQVVKDGKSPYDALLKLALPCGGDDDGAFAFQPDKKGGLVANADATAAGVLGSLGKGMVVEPGKKSEATCEKAATPQQAAANGAGYLTAALTEDGGHLMSALAGAEPQPDYGNTADAVVALAAQGATAQAEKSVRWLEKNSAEWAAQSGPAAYAQLIFAAHATGTNPRDFGGADLVKQLSATGPAPQTAEKTKAADEEKEDSGSDFFGVWWYVGVCLVAGIGIGFLFTGRKKKQQP, from the coding sequence ATGAACGTCCGCCGCAGCGCCGCGGTCCTGGCCGCCGTCGCCGTGATCGGCGCCGCCACCCCGGCCGCCGCCGACCCGTCCCCGTCGCCCTCCCAGGCGTTCCCGTCCGCCCTGTACGGCGGCACGGACCCGAAGTACGACGGCGTCTGGCGCCAGTCGCTCGCGCTGCTCGCGCAGGACACCGTGGGGGTGAAGCCCGCCGGGAAGTCCGTGGAGTGGCTGGCGCGGCAGAGTTGCGAGGACGGCTCCTTCGCCGCGTACCGCCCCGACCCCACCGCCGCGTGCGACGCCAAGACCCTGCTGGACACCAACGCCACGGCCGCCGCCGTGCAGGCGCTCACCGCGCTCGGCGGGCACGACGACGTCACCGGCAAGGCCGTCGGCTGGCTGAAGTCCGTGCAGAACAAGGACGGCGGCTGGGGCTACTCGCCCGGCGGTGCCAGCGACACCAACTCGACGTCGGTCGTCGTGGGCGCGCTCGCCGCCGCGGGCGAGAAGCCGGACCAGGTCGTCAAGGACGGCAAGTCCCCCTACGACGCGCTGCTGAAGCTCGCCCTGCCCTGCGGCGGGGACGACGACGGCGCCTTCGCGTTCCAGCCGGACAAGAAGGGCGGGCTCGTCGCCAACGCGGACGCCACGGCGGCCGGTGTGCTCGGCTCCCTGGGCAAGGGCATGGTCGTCGAGCCCGGCAAGAAGTCCGAGGCGACGTGCGAAAAGGCCGCCACGCCTCAGCAGGCGGCGGCGAACGGCGCGGGCTACCTCACCGCCGCCCTGACCGAGGACGGCGGGCATCTGATGTCCGCACTGGCCGGTGCCGAGCCCCAGCCCGACTACGGCAACACCGCCGACGCGGTCGTCGCGCTCGCCGCGCAGGGCGCCACCGCGCAGGCGGAGAAGTCCGTACGGTGGCTGGAGAAGAACTCCGCCGAATGGGCCGCGCAGAGCGGTCCGGCCGCCTACGCCCAGCTGATCTTCGCCGCGCACGCCACGGGCACGAACCCCCGTGACTTCGGCGGCGCCGACCTCGTGAAGCAGCTGAGCGCCACGGGCCCGGCCCCGCAGACGGCGGAGAAGACCAAGGCCGCGGACGAGGAGAAGGAGGACTCCGGCTCGGACTTCTTCGGCGTCTGGTGGTACGTCGGCGTCTGCCTCGTCGCCGGCATCGGCATCGGCTTCCTGTTCACCGGCCGCAAGAAGAAGCAGCAGCCGTGA
- a CDS encoding SCO2322 family protein: protein MIRRALLLLLASLLLCAGAGQAQAAGYRYWSFWERDGEQWVYATQGPSVARPSDGDVQGVRFAVSEDSANAARPRGKAGFAAICAKTPAQDGRKRVALVIDFGTPSHAPEGESPPAARTACARVSPDATTAEALAAVAKPLRYDTNALLCAIAGYPRKGCGEQVSQKRTPEHDRPATEQKTESDGGPSLGLVAGVAVVVVLGGAAIWQVRRRG, encoded by the coding sequence GTGATCCGCCGGGCCCTTCTCCTCCTCCTGGCCTCACTCCTGCTGTGCGCGGGGGCGGGCCAGGCCCAGGCCGCCGGCTACCGGTACTGGTCCTTCTGGGAGCGCGACGGCGAGCAGTGGGTCTACGCGACCCAGGGCCCGTCCGTGGCCCGGCCCTCGGACGGCGACGTCCAGGGCGTCCGCTTCGCGGTGAGCGAGGACTCCGCGAACGCGGCCCGGCCGCGCGGCAAGGCCGGCTTCGCGGCGATCTGCGCGAAGACGCCCGCGCAGGACGGCCGCAAGCGGGTGGCCCTGGTCATCGACTTCGGCACCCCGTCGCACGCCCCCGAGGGCGAGTCCCCGCCCGCCGCCCGCACGGCCTGCGCCCGGGTCTCCCCCGACGCGACGACGGCCGAGGCCCTGGCGGCGGTGGCCAAGCCGCTGCGCTACGACACCAACGCCCTGCTGTGCGCGATCGCGGGCTATCCGCGGAAGGGCTGCGGCGAACAGGTCTCGCAGAAGCGGACCCCGGAGCACGACAGGCCCGCCACGGAGCAGAAGACCGAGTCTGACGGCGGCCCGTCCCTGGGCCTGGTCGCGGGCGTCGCCGTGGTGGTGGTCCTGGGCGGGGCGGCGATCTGGCAGGTACGGCGGCGTGGCTAG